The nucleotide window GGCGGGCACAATCTAgtcgagcagtccgagctgctccaccaccctcgactTGATAATGTTGGTCAAGCTACCTGGATTCACAAGCACAcgcttaatttgaaatgtattcacaagaaaagtAATTTCCAaggcatcgttatgaggttgagaTAGGGTCTCGGTGTCCTCGTCGTTGAATGTGAGAGCATCTTTGGGTATGTAACCCCGAGATCGCttctccctagtgatggatattttcgtTCCTTTGACAATGGGTTCCTGCGGGATGTCGATtcctccaacgatcatgtggatgacatgttgcggctcatCTGTTTCATTCTTCCTATTCGCCTCTCTTTcttggaactgatttttggctcggccgctaaggaactctcggaggtgccCTTTGCTGAGTATCtgggctacttcttctcggagttgtctgcaatcttcggtcctatgaccatgtgtgccatgaaATTCGCACACTAAGTTAAGGTTCCTCTGCGACGGATCTGATAGTACAGGTCTTGGCCACCCAATATCTCTGATTTTACCGATGGCAGATACGATGTCTGAAATgtcaacgttgaagttgtatttcgaCAGGCAGGGTGCCTCCGCCGGTCTTGTGTGTCTGTCGAATCAGGCTCTGCTCACGAATCCCCGAGGATTCTGACCTCAATCTGTCCTTCGATCATTTTGGGGTATTTTACGCCTTGGGGCGTTTCTCCTATCTtcggtgtatggttggtacctttccttgtttggctttggcaCTTTTGCCAGGAGTCTGCTTgatataccgagcccgagggagctcccagttggtcgtcctcgaccctaatctttgactgatattggttgtggacatccgaccaagtcacggtgggatattcaaccaaattctacttcagctgcttcgaagccGCCGAGCTTTGTTCAttcaaaccttgggtgaaggcTTGTACTGCCTAGTCATCGAAGattggtggtaattccattcactccatttgaaagcgagatacgaactcccgaagcatctcgttttctctttgtttgattttgaagacagtcagatttccttgtagccaccttgatggcaccatcatgtgcctttatgaaagaatccgccagcatggcaaatgaatatTGAATTCggagctaagttgtgataccacaccATGACCCCTTTCAAAAGTGTTTCTTCGAACTTTTTTAGCaggacggattcgatctcatcgtccctCAGGTTGTTGCCTTTCACCGCACAAGTGTAAGCAAtgatgtgctcgttggggtccgaggttccgttgTGCTTTGGAAGatcgggcattctgaatttcttcgaGATGGGCTTTGGAGCGGCATTTGACgggaatggcttttgtacgaatttctttgaatcaacaCCCTTCAGGATCGAGGGTGCGTCTGGGATCTGGTCGACGCTTGAATTTTAGTTTTCACTTTTTTGTCGTTAGCTTCTATCATCTTTTCACccgattcaatcctctttgtgaggtcctcgatcATCTTCATAATAGCGGGGTCGGCTGCTGACCCATTGTTACTCGATCTTTCCGGTACCTATTCGGCTTGAGGGGCCATTTCCGGTGCTGCTATGATTggagttttttggtggctttgcagttgagaaatcgccagttgttgtgcctttaacatctcaaaaataacgtgaaggctaacctcttgttcTGCTCGCGCTGGAATTTCCTGAGCTTCGTGTTGGTTTTCCACTACTACAAATAAAACCTTTAGCAGCAATACAAAATGGCTTTAGCGACAATAATAATAGACGCTATATCTTTTACCGGCCATTAGTCTTTTGCCGCTGAAATTGGGGTCGTCAAAGCCTTTAGCGGCTATTCTCGTAAAAGCTGGTATTATCTTTAATGGCAATTATTTGCGGCAATTATAATGGCTACTAAATCTAATCCAAAACGGCTAATTATACTTCTTTAGCGTCCATTATTATAGCCGCTACATTCAAAATAATTGTCGCTAAAAATCGCATCTTTAAGGGCAATTGTTGTGGCAATTATAATGGCTACTAAATCCAATCCAAACGGCTAATTATAATTCTTTAGCATCTATTTTTTATAGCcgctaaattaaaaataattgccACTAAAAGTTCACATCTTTAATGGCAATTATTTTGTAGCAATTAAAATGGTCATAATATCCCTTCTGAAACAATCTTAGTTTGCCCTTTTAGCTTCCATTCTAATGGCTAATATGTTTAACTAAATTGCCGCTAAAAGTCAATATCTTTAACGACAATTATTTTGCATCAATTATAAATATTTTTGCCACAATTAATAATAGTTACTACATTCGTACAGAATATGactcaaataataaaatatattaatattaattcAAAAAAACATAATGTATCTCATTAATCTTAACAAACAAAAGGGAGTACTAATCGAAAACATTAATATCAcagtaatttaaaaaataaaaaatatattgtttAGATTAAATAGCTAATGTCATTATATAACTAATCCAGACGAATGATGGTCTTCAAATGATTTCTGCAACTTTTCATCATTTTGAAACCTTTCACCAGCTAAATTATTCAACATCAAACAGTATGACctgaaattataaaataattgtGTCAAAAGATAAGTATAATGTGAAAAAACATCTTGAACATTCCATCACTATTAGAGTAGCCAACTCCCTCACCTAACATCTATAAGCAAACACAACTAAGTTAAAATATGAACATTTCAATCAAATTGATTAGAATCCAAACTTCAACAACTACCTACTGAAGCTTTTAGGAAAAACAGTTTGATTCTTCAATCCAACAATCTTCTTAGCAGCAGATAGTCGAATCAACACTCAATTCAAACCAGAATTCAATCAAGAAGCAAAACTGAAAATAGGAATTAAACAAATGTTTTGCAAAGTGCAACTAAACGACAACAGCATATGTAGATGACAACATATGTAGATTGCCCCAACCACAATAAAGAAGAGGAAAGCctcatatcaaaataacaacagCAGCATCTAAATGACAACAGCATCTAAACAACAGCAGCATCTAAAGATGACAACTTGCCAGATGCAACACTTGAGAAAACTTACTACACTGGTTAAACATAGTGGCTATCTTCTGCAATCACTTAAAAAATCACGGTTAGTCACTGTTTATGCATATTTGTAGCATTAAAAGTTATCTGGTTCTGAAAAAAATAAGAATGTTTTATACTATATGTTTGTTTCCTTTCAGAAAATCAATACAAATATTATATCTAGAGAAGATTCCACACTATTTTTGTGTGCATGTCATTCTTACAAATTATGAACCAGACTAATGTTTTCTTGACTTCCCATTTTTTGTCCAGAGCTTGCATCTACAGGGGAAAAAAAGTGGTATTTTTACCGTCCAAGGGACCATAAGTACAGGAACAGCGCCCATCCAAACCGTGTTACAGGAGCTAGTTTTTGGAAGGCTACTGGAACTGACAAACCAATATACTCCTCTGATAGCACCAAATGCATTGGTTTGAAGAAGTCCTCAGTCTTCTACAGAGGTAGAGCCGCTAGAGGCATAAAAACTGACTGGATGATGCGCGAGTTTCGTCTTCCTACAACTAATATTGAGTCAGCACAACCTAAGAAATTCTTGGATAGAAATTTTCCAGCAAATGTAGGTCCACATCCTGCAGGTGGTGATATTAAGCAGATTGCAACCAAAAAACAGCAGTCAGATATGATTGAGGTTTGTAGTCTCCTTCAAACATGATTAATTCAAGACTTGCTCTACTCAGCTAAAGAAATCCCAGACTCACAGCAGACTGCACTAGCAGTAGAACAAACACTATGAATGTTGCACACTTTGCAGGCTACCGGCACATGTTGCTAGTTTGGGTCCCAATATGTATCAAAAGAGCCATTGCGGTATTTGCAATTATCAGTTCTGTACACAAAAGTACAGGCAGGCCTTTTATTCTGTGATGAAAGAAGGAATTAATTAATTGTGGGGGGttaagcaacaacaacaaacctagtgtaATTCCACAAAGTGCAGTCtagggagggtagagtgtacgcacaCGTTGCCCCTACCGTGTGAAGGTAGAGAGAAATTTTTGTTAGACTTATAAAAAACAACATTGAGCCACATTATAATTGTGCCGTCCTGAAGATAGTTTAGTTTTTTCTCTAAGTTCTACTCTTCTGATATAAACAATATCTGCTTTCACAAGTCAATATTTTATGAATATCACAAATGGTTTTGCTCCCCACTAAGTTCTTTTACTACTATCTAAGACTTGTATAAGTGGTCATTGGTTGTGTAGGATTATGTGAACTGTCAAACTCAAAGATAAGCATGTTAGAAAACTTATAGGCCTTTCTTTTAGCATGCTTATCTTTAAGTTTGGTAGTGCACTTAATCCTATGCAACCAATTGGGTGCTTATTTAACGATCTTTTATCATCTGATGCAATCATAGCGCTTATCCCTTCATGTGTATGCACATGCGTGTAGCAGCAGTATATGGTACATACATCTTAAGCTCTTTCCATGTGAAAGATAATTTAGACTCTCTTTATCAGGCAAACTAGTGTATCTAGGAGCCTCTTAACTCCAAATCATCACCAGAACATGCTCCAATCTGTTCTTCCACAATTTATACAGAAGTATCTGATCCTCCTATGTAGTGCTTGAATGTGTTATTTTATGCTTATATTGATTTGAATACTGCGGCTGAGTTAGAAGAAGGGCTTTATGTAAAAGTAGAAATGCATACAGGTATTCACAGCTGAGTATCCTCTAATATGTAAAATCTTCGAGTACAAAAAGCCTTATATCAGCTTCATGGATGGCGTTACAATGGGCTTTGGAATTGGTTTATCTGGTCATGGTCGTTACAAGCTTATCACAGAGGTACTTCTCTACGTCTATGGAGGATTACTCGTTTATGCAAGTACATCTTAGTTACACGATCACTGCATTTATATTGTCACCAGAATTGACCATCAGCAAGTCATATGAAATGAAGATTTCAAGTGACAAGCTAAAAGCACACAATCGTCTAACATGACAGCTCAATTAGCTAATACAGTTACACTGAGATGaactttaaagtttaaaagtGCAGTATATGCACTTGTGTCCACTCGTGTTTAAAAGTGCAGTATACTGCTGAGATGCATGTAAATACTTCTAGTCATTGATTCGAATTATTGTACGATATTCTTTATAAAGTTTAGGTCCTCCAATTACTCTTAAATACATCATCAGATAAGATATTTCAAGAGCTTCCACCATAATAGCTTGTTCCTATGGATATATAACTCCTGGTAAGTAcatttctttaaaattttcacGCAAAAACATCATTCATCCCTTGAAGAGGTCAAATATTTAGATATCTCATTATAACAGATATTTAGATATAACTTTGCTAAGTGCTAAACATTTTACATAACATTATGCTAGTACTCTTGAAAGAAAAGCTACAACTGCAATCTTGGACAATATGCTACTGGGAATATGATGGGATATCAAGAGAACAAGCATGGATCGCACACGAAAACTGGAAAAACAATAGCGACGAAGGACAAAGATGAGTAGTACCATGAGAAGGCTGAGCATTTTCAGCAACACTAGGCATCTTTGATGTTTGTGGTACTTGTTCATGTCCACTATTGGCATCAGGGATCTAATAAATATTAACATGTTAGATAACAATACTTTTATATGATTAAAATTTCATTAAAAATGTCTAAAGCTTAAGAAATAGAGTTACCTATTCACCTGAGGTCCCATTGCTACTTTGAAGTATAGATGCATCAGGAGCATATTTGCGCATATGTTGTCTCATTTGGAGTAATTCTGATTGCATCATCTCCTAATTTTGTTTCATCatattcatttcttcattttgtttcTCTTTTAACTCGATTATCTTTTGTTCTAACCTTTGTATAACCTCATTAGAAGAATCATCTGCAATAATATTTCCTAAGGAAGACCTACTACCCCAGAGAATAGAAGGAGTTGGACCAAGTCCAAAACCACGAACATACCACCTTTTTTCATTTCCCAACACCTGAGAATACACATCCCCTTCACAAGCAACACTACGAGGAGGTTGCTCAGTAGATCTCTCACTATTGTCCATCCTTTCATTTATCATTTCCTGACCATAGAAGATACAATAAATCAATTTTGGAATTCATGAGCAGGAAAAAATGCACAGTGTTTGACGGAGTCATCAAaccaacaaaataaaagaaagaataaatCTTACGATTTTCTTGACAAAATCATCATCCAGTGGCCTACCATCCTTACGTTTTTTATGAGTTAATAAGAAAATTTCTGCTCGTGTAGGCTCAATCTCATTTACAACCTAATACAATAAAAATGATATAAGATGTGCGTGACAAAAAAAGGTTTAAAATATTAAGGTTTGTAATTTTCACAAGTTTACCTGCTCATTCATCAAGGTAGCAATACTTTTGGATCCTCCTGTGTGAGGCACTGTTTGCTTTGCCCTATTGTTTCTATTTGCTTGGGTACGTCTCTGTCATTGAAATATTAAAACTATATCTtataaatcataaataaaaattgAGCATAACTAAAATAAAAACTCTATGAAAATGAATAAACTAGGAGAATTTTCAAGGTTCATACTTTAGCTTTATCAGAAAGCCAATAAGAGACAAGACCACTCCATTGATCCCTCGGTATGTGACTTGGTCTATTTTTTAGTAATGCGTCTTTAGTCTTATATTTTGGCGTATACTCACCCTTTAACTCGCACTTGTAATCTTTCCATTTCTTTCCTAGTGACTTTAAGACCCACGCTTCTCCACATTTTGGGATAGAAAACttcttctaaaaaataaaagCCAACATTTAGAAGATAACACCATGTATAAATAGCATgttcacaaaataataataataataataataacaacaacaacaacaacaacttttcATACCCTCACAAAATCCactaatttcttcttttcctctttgtCAAAATTTCTCCAATCATCTACATGTAGAGGTGTTAGCTCTGGAGTTCTGGCAATAATTCCTAGAAAGCTATCAAGCTTTCGACCCTCTTTCCTAATAGCTTAGTTACGATTATTAAACGGCACATCAATTGTTTTCCCCAGCGGAAGTTTCCAAATATCTTTTAGTAAAGTAGGCCCACAAACCTTTTTTGCTTCTGAATTACCTAGAATGAAAAAAATCTGAATAATGTGGTGGCTTCAAGAATTCTAACTCCAGATACTTTAGCATTATTGTGTTGAAAGAGACTACCAAAGCATGAGTATTACTATAAATATCACAATAATGTCAAGGAATTACAATAAAGTTCTCATATTGGAACTGAAGTTAAGGTCGTAGGAAATCAGGCACAACTAACAGAGCTTTTAACTAACAAAGCTCTTAACTATCAGAAGGTTCACCAAGGCCAAAGTAGTCCACTGAAGCATTAGCAAGTGTTTTAGTTAAGAACAAACTCAACCAAATTCACACATACTAGAAAATGAAAGCTATCATCTAATGTTATACATAATCAGATTGCAGTACTATAGAAGCATTACCTGAATCTTCAGCATGTTAAATCTCAGTGTCACCATCAGAACTATTCAACTCATTAGATTGACCATCACGTTCTTGGGCGTCAGAGTAGTTCTGGCTATCCATCAACTATTCAATATATGGTTGGGCTCTAGAATAGTTTTGACCATCCATCAAGTGCTCAATATAAGGTCtcacatcttcatcttcatcttgtTCAACTACCAGTTGGTTGCGACCTCTAGTTTGCATActtctttttccaaaataaagaaaCTATCTAGCTGCATTAAGTTATACTAGTACCAGAACTAATCAACATGTCACACGCAAAATAGGAGGAATCATCGTCCTCATCTCAAGCTGCGAAAAATAAATGAATAGCAATTCGTGCACACAAACAAAGCCTTGCGGCAAAGATAGTTCAAGAGATAAAAGGAATTGATGCACCAGCAAAAACTACTATCCAATTATAATAGCACCTTAGCATATTGCAGTACAAGGGCTACAATCAGCAAAATATAACTAAAAGAAAGCACAAAGAATTCACTTAATTCAACCAAAAATCAACCAATACAAACATAGAAAGTCCATAGCTGACTAACATACATCTTCTATAAAATGGCTCAAATTGAAAGCTAAAGTATATTTATTCAAATTTCCGCATTAAAAAAATCCCTAGAAGTTCTTAAATAACAATTGCAACAAAAATACTCTACAAGTTCTACCTATCTTATTCAGAATCACATTCATTTTTAATGTCATTTTCTCTCTCAACATTAGCTTCACCATCATTTAGAGAAGCTTGAGAATGTACGTTTGTATCAATTACTATCCCATCGACACCACTTCTTACCCAATCATTATACTCATCCTCTGGAACACGAGCATTTTCTAAGAGAGCCAAGTCAGTGGCATCACTTTGCATTGATGACCCAAACTGCAAACTATTTTCCTCTCCCATATTAAAACTATCTCGAGGTTAAATTAACCTAGGGACAAACCATTCATGATCTTCAGGATCTTGTACAAATATTACTTGTTGAGCTTGTTCTGCAAAAATAAAGGGCTCATGACATTCTCGATCGCCAGAGTCTGTTAGGCGTGAGAAATTCACAAGTGTGAAACCCAAGTCATCTTCCTTAACTCCCGTACCTTTGGTTACATCAACCCAATCACACTTAAATAAGACAACCTTAAATTCTTCATGGTAGTTTAATTCCACAATATCATTCAATATGTCATAATATGTGATATTTGCAGACTTTGGAGCATTATCACTTGTGCTTGCATAACTTTCAGTCTTTGAAACGATCATAATACCACTATTTTGTGTCACCTTAAATTCTTCACTTTGCTTCATTCGAAACTGATACCCATTATTTACATCGAACGCATTAAATCTTTTCGAAATATAACTCGGCCCTTGTGCAAGGACTTTAACATCCTTTAAGATGTTAGATGTGACTTCTAACTCCTTTACCTAatcaaataaaagatataactaTAAATGTGGATATATGTACAAGGACAATAATTTAGCCTAACTAATGACTTAGTCCTACTACTTACTTTCTCCTTGAACCACTCGTGAAATGTATCGAAATGTACACGATCAAGTTGATGTTGTGTCAAACGACGCTTACGATGTGATCTCTTGATTTCAGCAATATGTTCCCTATTCATGTAACTCGCATATATTTAATTTGTTATCAAATAAGTAATATacatataataaataatagatataACGCTTACTTTTTATAATTCTCAACCACTTCTGACTCACAATTGAAGAGTACATGTCGATGTGCTTGCAACCATATTTTCTCATCCAACTCAAATACATCTACTCCACCGTACGACTCACCAACAATTGGAAAAAGACATTCTTCTTTACTAGTCTCATTCTCAATTTCATCACAGCATTTTCTTGAACAATAAGATCTTGAATCTCCACCCTCCAAATATCGTGAGCAAAATGTCATACACTCATTTGCTATGTATGCTTCTGCTATTGAACCTTCTAGACATGCACGATTATGAACATATGATTTTAAAATACCCAAATACCTATGGAATAAAATAATGGTATTAGTTTGATATAATATTTAACAACTAAAGAAATAATAAAGATTCAGTGATATTATTTATACCTCTCAATTAGGTACATCCAGCAATAATGTACTAGCCCCGCAAGTTTAGCCTCAGTTGCCAAGTGAATTACCAAATGTATCATAATAGTAAAGAATCCTGGGAGGAAAAGTTTCTCCATAGTAGACAATATTTCTGGAATTTTTTCTTCAAGTAACTTCAACTCTTCTAGTTTTAGTTCTTTGCTATAAAAAAAACACGAAAGAATGAGCATAGTCCAATTAAAATGGAACTAACTCTTTTATCTACTGATCTCCACAAGGCAAGAGGAAGGAGTTCTTGCATTATAACATGGCAATCATGAGTTTTTAGTCCAGATATCTTCCGTTTGCGAATGCAACATGAGATATTAGACGCATAGCCATCTGGAAACTTGGAATTTTGTAGTACTTCATAAAACAACTCCTTTTCATTCTGAGACACTGTGAAAAAAGTAGGAGGAAGATATGTTTTCCCACTAGCTCGATATTGAGGCCATAAACTTGGTCTTATTTTCATCTCCTTCAAGTCCAATCGAGCTTCTAAGTTGTCTTTAGACTTTTTACCATGACCTAAAAATGTATAAATTAAGTTATTACACACATTCTTTTCTATGTGCATCACATCAAGATTATGGTGCACCAAGTTAGACTTCCATTAAGGAAGATTGAAAAAAGTACTCCtctttttccatgtatttttcaTCACTCCACTTACCCCTTCACTCGACTGGCCGAGAGTAAATTTTATATCTTTAACTTGATTCAACACTAGTGACCTAGATACTGTACAAGGtgcatgtctttttttttttagtccCATCAAACGATTTTGCATCATTCCGATATTTGTGTCCCGACTTCAAGAAGCATCAATGCCCCATGTAACAAAACTTTCTTCCATGTGTGAGCCTTCTAGATTGAGTGTTTATGTTACAAGAAGGGTAGTCGAACCGACCATAGGTGCACCATCCAGAGAGAGTACTATATGCTGGAAAATCATTTAAAGTCCACATGAGAGCTGCTCGCATTTGAAATATCTCCTTAGTAGAGGCATCCTATGTTTCTACCCCGACATCCCATAGTTCATTTAACTCTTCTATTAAAGGTTGTAAAAAGACATCAATATTATTGCCAGGCGCTTTTAGTCCAGGAATAAGTAAGGACAAAATAAAGAACTCTTATTTCATGCACATCCATGGTGGAAGATTATATGGCATTAAAATTACTGGTCATATACTGTGAATAGTTCGCATTGTGCCAAATGGATTAAACCCATCAGAAGCTAATCCTATGTGCATATTACGAGGATCTCCAGCAAATTCATGATATTTACTATCAAAAATTTTCTAAGCTTCAGAATCTGCAGGATGACGTAAAAATCCATCTTTGTTGCGCTCTTCATGATGTCATCGCATTGCTTTAGAAGTTTCTGAAGACATAAACAATCTCTGTAGCCTTGGTTTTAAAGGAAAATACCTTAGGACCTTGGCTGGAATTTTTCTAGCATCATTTTTCCATCTAGAAGCCCCACAAACTTTGCATTCATTAACATTCTTATTAGCAAACTCTTATCTAAAACGCATGCAATTGTTGGGACAAGCATGAATTTTTTCATACTTTAAGCCTAAGCCTTCAACTATCTTTTTGGTCTCATAGAAAGAAGAAGGCAATTTTTCTCCTTCAGGCAGCGCATCTTTCAACAGTCCAAGCAAAGAATTAAACgattcatttgaccatttgaccaTGCATTTTGTATGATACATATGCAGCAAAAAGGACAGTTTGCTGAATTTCTTACATCCAGGATAGAGTTCTTCATTTGCCTCCCTCATGAGCTGTTCAAACTTATCCACCTCTGGATAAGGCTGATTTTCAGATGGATGAGCAGTATTCTCTTGTACATTTTGCTCCATTCCACCACTTTCACTAATGTCAGTATCCATGAACTCTGTAACTCTTCCAAATACATCATGTACCATTCCTCGCATATCATCGCCCCTTAGAGTTGACTGGATGCGATTAGTTTCTCGAGCATTATTTGATCCCTTTAGAGCCTCCCCATGAAAAAACCAAGTATCATATGACGGAATAATAGCATTAATTACAAGATGATCATATGTTGTATCCCGATTTACTTGATGGATAAGCACACACTCCATACAAGGACATGCAATTTTTTCTCCACCTTGTTTTTCAAAAAAGGCATGATTTAAAAAATCCTCTACTCCATCCAAATATTCTTTGCTAACTCTATCACAattcatctttttatttttaggattGTCCATGGTGTTCAAGATATTCCTTTCTTTTCTATAATTACTGCAAGAGCTAAAAATTCGTTAGTAAAAAGGAGGTATTGATCAAAAAGGTAgttcaaaataaaataactatgCTATGAGTAGGTAATTTCATAGCTCCTAGatattattttaacaattaaaacTATCAAACATAAATATATTAACTAATTTGTTTCTATATTCTATTTTTACCAATTTATTTCTATACTCCATTTTTACCAATTTGTTTATAACTCTTTTGTTCACTGAGCGTTAGTTTAACTATTCTAAAGCTAAATGGAATATACATTagtttatatattaaaattacacaatcataaattaaaaaatcaatATAATTGCTATGAAATCATCCATCTAAAGCTTCAGTTAAAGATTACTTAAATCAAACATG belongs to Nicotiana tabacum cultivar K326 chromosome 6, ASM71507v2, whole genome shotgun sequence and includes:
- the LOC142181887 gene encoding uncharacterized protein LOC142181887 codes for the protein MVTLRFNMLKIQWTTLALVNLLIVKSFVIQKQKRKEGRKLDSFLGIIARTPELTPLHVDDWRNFDKEEKKKLVDFVRKKFSIPKCGEAWVLKSLGKKWKDYKCELKGEYTPKYKTKDALLKNRPSHIPRDQWSGLVSYWLSDKAKRRTQANRNNRAKQTVPHTGGSKSIATLMNEQVVNEIEPTRAEIFLLTHKKRKDGRPLDDDFVKKIEMINERMDNSERSTEQPPRSVACEGDVYSQVLGNEKRWYVRGFGLGPTPSILWGSRSSLGNIIADDSSNEVIQRLEQKIIELKEKQNEEMNMMKQN